The Desulfovibrio sp. Fe33 genome includes a window with the following:
- a CDS encoding BCCT family transporter — protein MSRNKPTNATHAAHAYVSGGIRTACFGGTLAIVLAICIPLILYPAEGERIINRLFTLITRDMDWLYLLAGLGSLVLILWFAFGPLSGKRLGDTVEYSTFSWIGMLICAGVGAGIMFGGAIDWAYYLGYPLGGEPAGSPKAMKLSCAYGLFHWGPICWAIYATLAVPIGYSFYVKKVPILNISQACSGLLGDRVHSWPGKVIDILFMVGLVAGSATALGLGIPIVAAGVASCFGLNHGFGLEMVILALVTLLFSITSSLGLKKGMHRLSDFNVYVALGLLLYVFFVGPTLFLTKTSLNAVGLLATHFVRMATATDPLGGSSFTQDWTVFYYAWFVAYAPFMSLFIAKISRGRTVRQVVLGPVILASLGCGLFYMVFGNFGLHLQITKQLDVAALVNSVKGATAIMAVADFIPFPAAFKLIFSLVTAISMATTFDAVSFALAATTTATLTPEDEPTRWNRLFWAICLALVPLGILLIDGPLSVLQTASIVVGLPVLIVLWLGVAAFFNEYHRTGWAPAPIDASCAPWTTKEKENGHESH, from the coding sequence ATGTCTCGCAATAAGCCAACCAACGCAACGCACGCCGCGCACGCATATGTGTCCGGGGGCATTCGCACCGCGTGTTTCGGCGGCACTCTCGCCATAGTGCTCGCCATCTGTATCCCGCTCATCCTGTACCCGGCCGAAGGCGAGCGGATCATCAACCGACTCTTTACCCTCATCACCCGTGACATGGACTGGCTCTACCTGCTGGCGGGCCTCGGCTCCCTGGTGCTGATCCTGTGGTTTGCCTTCGGCCCGCTGAGCGGCAAACGTCTGGGCGATACCGTGGAATACTCCACCTTTTCCTGGATCGGCATGCTGATCTGCGCAGGAGTCGGCGCCGGCATCATGTTCGGCGGAGCCATCGACTGGGCCTACTACCTGGGCTACCCCCTCGGCGGGGAGCCCGCGGGATCCCCCAAGGCAATGAAATTGAGCTGCGCCTACGGCCTATTCCATTGGGGACCCATCTGCTGGGCCATCTACGCCACCCTGGCCGTGCCCATCGGCTACAGTTTCTATGTCAAGAAAGTGCCTATTCTAAATATCTCCCAGGCGTGCAGCGGCCTGCTGGGTGACCGGGTCCACTCCTGGCCGGGCAAGGTCATCGACATCCTGTTCATGGTCGGGCTGGTAGCCGGGTCAGCCACTGCGCTGGGGTTGGGCATCCCCATCGTGGCTGCGGGCGTGGCGTCGTGCTTCGGCCTGAACCACGGTTTCGGCCTGGAAATGGTCATTCTCGCGCTGGTCACGCTGCTGTTCTCAATCACTTCGTCCTTGGGCCTCAAGAAAGGGATGCACCGGCTCTCCGACTTCAATGTCTATGTCGCTTTGGGGCTGCTGCTTTACGTCTTTTTCGTCGGGCCCACCCTGTTCCTGACCAAAACCTCGCTGAATGCCGTGGGGCTGCTGGCCACGCATTTCGTGCGCATGGCCACAGCTACCGATCCCCTAGGCGGATCGAGCTTCACCCAGGACTGGACCGTCTTCTACTACGCCTGGTTCGTAGCGTACGCCCCATTCATGAGCTTGTTTATCGCCAAAATTTCCCGGGGGCGCACCGTGCGCCAGGTAGTGCTCGGCCCCGTAATCCTGGCTTCGTTGGGATGCGGTTTGTTCTACATGGTGTTCGGCAACTTCGGGCTGCACTTGCAAATCACGAAGCAACTCGACGTGGCGGCCCTGGTCAACAGCGTAAAGGGAGCCACCGCCATAATGGCCGTAGCCGACTTCATCCCGTTTCCCGCCGCATTCAAACTGATATTCTCCCTGGTCACGGCCATTTCCATGGCCACCACCTTCGACGCGGTGTCCTTCGCACTGGCCGCCACCACCACCGCCACTCTCACGCCCGAAGACGAGCCAACCCGCTGGAACCGCCTCTTCTGGGCGATCTGCCTGGCCCTGGTTCCGCTGGGCATCCTGCTTATCGACGGCCCTCTCTCGGTGCTGCAAACCGCATCCATCGTGGTCGGCCTGCCCGTACTCATCGTACTCTGGCTCGGTGTGGCTGCCTTTTTCAACGAATATCACCGCACGGGCTGGGCACCGGCGCCGATCGACGCATCTTGCGCCCCGTGGACAACAAAAGAAAAGGAGAACGGCCATGAAAGTCATTGA
- a CDS encoding nucleotidyltransferase family protein has protein sequence MKQIIAKVSGVLLAAGKSTRMGRDKRFLPFRGLPLLQHAVNAALGSRLHEVIVVLDEAPARLPKLDLSGCRVVVDPAACLGQAEALKSGLQALDGADGCMELMADQPLLTPATIDHLIWAFSQHPDFWIVPTIEDMQGHPITVPAAWFPRLRELGGDTPARALIASRGLALRLLKVDHPGPFIDIDTATQYSLLLRRHEAAQGLQAT, from the coding sequence ATGAAACAGATCATTGCCAAGGTTTCCGGCGTGCTGCTCGCTGCGGGAAAGTCAACCCGGATGGGCAGGGACAAACGGTTCCTGCCCTTCCGGGGCCTCCCCCTGCTTCAGCATGCGGTCAACGCGGCCCTTGGTTCGCGGCTGCATGAAGTGATTGTCGTGTTGGATGAAGCTCCGGCCCGGCTGCCGAAGCTGGATTTGTCGGGCTGCCGCGTGGTAGTGGACCCGGCGGCGTGCCTGGGGCAGGCCGAAGCGCTCAAAAGCGGGCTGCAAGCTCTCGACGGCGCGGACGGTTGTATGGAGCTCATGGCGGATCAGCCATTGCTGACGCCCGCCACCATCGACCATTTGATCTGGGCATTTTCTCAACACCCGGATTTTTGGATCGTACCGACGATCGAAGACATGCAAGGCCATCCGATTACGGTTCCGGCGGCCTGGTTCCCCCGGCTGAGAGAACTGGGGGGCGACACGCCCGCGCGCGCACTCATCGCCTCGCGCGGGCTCGCCCTGCGCTTGTTGAAAGTGGACCATCCGGGGCCGTTCATCGACATCGACACAGCAACCCAATATAGCCTGCTCCTCCGCCGCCACGAAGCCGCGCAGGGCTTGCAAGCGACATAA
- a CDS encoding FAD binding domain-containing protein, which produces MKRFKHLEATSVDEAAAALQQYDSAHVIGGGSDLMGCLKDNLWMESPEAIINLKTIPGLDGIRQDEDGLHLGALVTLTRIAESDVVRNTWPGLAEAARKTGSPLLRNIGTIAGNICQQNRCWYYRYPDKLGGRIDCVRKGGKRCLAVPGDHRYHSIFGAVKKCIAVNPSDTAPALVALDALVETNKRTIPIDEFFSAERGAVSTVLEHEEIVTGISVPHPGAAGRSAFRKIALRQSIDFALVNCAAALTLDNGKIATVRICLNGVHNNPYRCIEAEEYLAGQPLTRESATQAGELALAKAKPLLFNTYKVPMAKAVVADTLMDCLKQA; this is translated from the coding sequence ATGAAACGGTTCAAGCACCTGGAAGCCACGAGCGTCGACGAAGCCGCCGCAGCCCTGCAACAGTATGATTCCGCCCACGTCATCGGGGGCGGCAGCGATCTCATGGGGTGTCTCAAGGACAACCTGTGGATGGAAAGCCCCGAGGCGATCATCAACCTGAAAACCATCCCCGGTCTGGACGGTATCCGGCAGGACGAAGACGGCCTGCATTTGGGTGCGCTGGTCACTCTGACCCGTATCGCCGAGTCGGATGTCGTGCGAAACACCTGGCCGGGCCTGGCCGAGGCCGCACGCAAAACGGGATCTCCCCTGTTGCGCAACATCGGCACCATAGCCGGCAACATCTGCCAGCAGAACCGTTGCTGGTACTACCGCTATCCCGATAAGCTGGGCGGACGCATCGACTGCGTGCGCAAGGGCGGCAAGCGCTGTCTGGCCGTGCCCGGCGACCATCGGTACCACTCCATCTTCGGCGCGGTAAAAAAATGCATTGCCGTAAATCCCAGCGACACGGCTCCCGCCCTGGTGGCGCTCGACGCCCTGGTGGAAACCAACAAGCGCACCATCCCCATCGACGAGTTCTTCTCCGCCGAGAGGGGTGCCGTCTCCACTGTCCTGGAACATGAGGAGATCGTCACCGGCATCTCCGTCCCGCATCCCGGGGCGGCGGGGCGCAGCGCGTTCCGCAAGATAGCCCTCCGCCAATCCATCGACTTCGCCCTGGTCAACTGCGCCGCGGCCCTGACTCTGGATAACGGCAAGATTGCAACCGTTCGCATCTGCCTCAACGGCGTCCACAACAATCCCTACCGCTGCATCGAGGCCGAGGAGTATCTGGCAGGCCAGCCGTTGACCCGGGAATCCGCGACGCAGGCGGGAGAATTGGCCCTGGCCAAGGCCAAACCGCTGCTGTTCAACACCTACAAGGTACCCATGGCCAAGGCCGTCGTGGCCGATACGCTCATGGATTGTCTGAAACAGGCATAA
- a CDS encoding xanthine dehydrogenase family protein molybdopterin-binding subunit encodes MADTKAVGSNVRQKDGNPRVTGEAKYYGDFQFRGMLEARILRSPHPAADILRIDTSEAEAMEGVHLVMTSDNFPTAFRKSVYYVGDLVAAVIATDETVAEEAMNAIKVEYKTKPFVMDLVEAMDPESPQVFEGEPNSHDWEYHAYLSDRDPETGLYKTSTPAEYNGFGDVEQGFAEADVIVEQKGFRYAYCKSPTMEPRGCTARFDGVKLHVHTHSQGLHDEKYRLAEALGIGSHNVNLVSPFTGSSFGGKNATVLDPNLPSHYLLIASLACLHLKKPVHCGYSREEEMLCGWSRGSLNDVKIGFKKDGTLTSMDFQHWQEVGASGDKYPAKNAMLATGAVLYSHNCKHMRGQIHYVYTNRYTAVGWQGYGAPEGIFPVEVTMDMAAEKLGMDPIALRKMNCMRTGDIDAGWDPLSYKSAIISSSGIHECLDAGAKHLDWANQWQHPNEKTGRVRHGIGVAIFAMGAGRPGPGNSSEAMVKIFPDGSAALVCAVADIGQGQHTVQCQIVAEVLGIPYEKVGLVCADTDSTPFATLVSNSCGTWLQGWATYEAAMDAKNQLLRLASQKLGMPPQALSMGKEGVYVTAAPDKGVTVKEIFGPIGHYGGRHEIIGSYVNDSPHPNCLRNGNKDELYIPKEKGAQFISLDVDTETGMVSDVRVTMVQNVGRALHPKIVEGQLLTARHGVEHAVLGCECISDKRTGRLLVPNFVEYKPCTAMDCTIEPMVLEIPGDPTHPFGATACGEGAACPSLAAFSNAIYNAIGVRLTETPFTPARILSGLGKIKSGKGGK; translated from the coding sequence ATGGCTGATACGAAAGCGGTAGGTTCCAATGTACGGCAAAAGGACGGCAACCCCCGCGTTACTGGAGAGGCGAAATATTACGGCGACTTCCAGTTCCGGGGTATGCTTGAAGCCCGGATTCTGCGTAGCCCGCATCCCGCGGCGGACATCCTGAGAATTGACACCAGCGAGGCCGAGGCCATGGAAGGCGTTCATCTGGTCATGACCTCCGACAACTTCCCCACGGCCTTTCGCAAATCGGTCTATTATGTGGGCGACCTGGTGGCCGCAGTCATCGCGACAGACGAAACCGTGGCCGAGGAGGCCATGAACGCCATCAAGGTCGAATACAAGACTAAGCCCTTTGTCATGGATCTGGTGGAAGCCATGGATCCCGAATCGCCCCAGGTGTTCGAAGGAGAACCCAACAGCCACGACTGGGAGTACCACGCCTATTTGAGTGATCGCGATCCGGAAACCGGCCTGTACAAGACCAGTACTCCGGCGGAATACAACGGCTTCGGCGACGTGGAGCAGGGCTTTGCCGAAGCGGATGTCATTGTGGAACAAAAGGGTTTCCGCTACGCCTACTGCAAGTCGCCCACCATGGAGCCCCGGGGCTGCACGGCCCGGTTTGACGGCGTGAAGCTGCATGTCCACACCCACTCCCAGGGGTTGCATGACGAAAAATATCGCCTGGCCGAGGCACTGGGCATCGGTTCGCACAATGTCAATCTGGTTTCGCCGTTTACCGGTTCCAGCTTTGGCGGAAAGAACGCCACGGTACTGGACCCCAACCTGCCCTCCCATTACCTGCTTATCGCCAGCTTGGCCTGCCTGCATTTGAAAAAACCGGTCCACTGCGGCTATTCCCGCGAGGAAGAGATGCTCTGCGGCTGGTCCCGCGGCAGTCTGAACGACGTCAAAATAGGCTTCAAAAAAGACGGTACCCTGACTTCGATGGACTTTCAGCATTGGCAGGAAGTTGGCGCCAGCGGCGACAAGTATCCGGCAAAAAACGCCATGCTGGCCACAGGAGCCGTCCTCTACTCGCATAATTGCAAACACATGCGTGGCCAGATTCATTACGTGTACACCAACCGCTACACCGCCGTGGGCTGGCAGGGATACGGCGCGCCCGAGGGTATTTTCCCGGTGGAGGTCACCATGGACATGGCGGCCGAAAAATTGGGCATGGACCCCATTGCCCTGCGCAAGATGAACTGCATGCGCACGGGCGATATTGACGCCGGATGGGACCCGCTGAGCTACAAATCGGCCATCATCTCCTCGTCGGGCATTCATGAATGCCTGGACGCGGGAGCAAAGCACCTGGACTGGGCCAATCAATGGCAGCATCCAAACGAAAAGACCGGACGTGTTCGCCACGGAATAGGTGTGGCCATCTTCGCCATGGGCGCGGGACGCCCCGGCCCCGGCAATTCGAGCGAAGCCATGGTCAAGATATTCCCCGACGGCTCCGCCGCCTTGGTCTGCGCCGTGGCCGACATCGGGCAAGGCCAGCACACCGTGCAATGCCAGATCGTGGCCGAAGTGCTGGGCATCCCGTACGAAAAGGTGGGACTTGTCTGCGCGGACACCGATTCCACGCCGTTTGCCACGCTGGTCTCCAACAGTTGCGGCACCTGGCTTCAGGGATGGGCCACATACGAGGCCGCCATGGACGCCAAGAACCAACTGCTTCGATTGGCCTCCCAAAAACTCGGTATGCCTCCCCAGGCTCTGAGCATGGGAAAGGAAGGGGTCTATGTGACCGCCGCCCCGGACAAGGGCGTAACCGTCAAAGAAATATTCGGCCCCATCGGCCATTACGGCGGCCGTCACGAGATCATCGGCTCCTACGTCAACGATTCACCCCACCCGAATTGCCTCAGGAACGGTAACAAGGACGAACTGTATATCCCCAAGGAAAAAGGCGCTCAGTTCATCTCCCTGGACGTGGACACCGAGACCGGCATGGTCTCCGACGTTCGTGTGACCATGGTCCAAAACGTGGGGCGCGCCCTGCACCCGAAAATCGTTGAAGGCCAGTTGCTCACCGCCCGCCACGGCGTGGAGCATGCGGTGCTCGGCTGTGAATGCATCTCGGACAAACGCACCGGCAGGCTCCTGGTGCCCAACTTCGTGGAATACAAGCCGTGCACGGCCATGGACTGCACCATCGAGCCGATGGTCCTGGAAATCCCCGGCGATCCGACGCACCCCTTCGGGGCCACAGCCTGCGGCGAAGGTGCCGCCTGTCCGTCATTGGCCGCGTTCTCCAACGCCATCTACAACGCCATCGGCGTCCGGCTCACCGAGACGCCCTTCACCCCGGCAAGAATCCTCTCCGGGCTCGGCAAGATCAAATCCGGAAAAGGGGGCAAGTAA
- a CDS encoding (2Fe-2S)-binding protein, translating to MKQKDMKRISLHVNGETHELQVESHLVLSKVLRNQLGLTGAKEACGEGACGACTVLIDGIATPSCMVLAVEQEGKEIETIEGLSKNGKLHPIQEAWLEEYGAQCGFCSPGMIMSTKGLLLKNPDPSEEEIKEALGGNICICSNYEHIINAVKSAAKKMSEERSNG from the coding sequence ATGAAACAGAAAGATATGAAGCGAATCAGCCTCCATGTGAACGGGGAAACCCACGAATTGCAGGTGGAATCACATCTCGTCCTCTCCAAGGTGCTGCGCAACCAACTCGGCCTGACCGGGGCCAAGGAAGCGTGCGGCGAAGGCGCATGCGGCGCCTGTACCGTGCTCATCGACGGGATAGCGACGCCTTCGTGCATGGTCCTGGCCGTGGAGCAGGAAGGCAAGGAAATCGAAACCATCGAAGGGTTGTCCAAAAATGGAAAGCTGCACCCCATCCAGGAGGCCTGGCTGGAGGAATATGGAGCCCAATGCGGCTTTTGTTCTCCCGGGATGATTATGTCCACCAAGGGACTGCTGCTCAAGAACCCGGACCCCTCCGAAGAAGAAATCAAAGAGGCATTGGGCGGCAACATCTGCATTTGCAGCAACTACGAGCACATCATCAATGCGGTAAAAAGCGCTGCCAAAAAGATGAGCGAGGAACGAAGCAATGGCTGA
- a CDS encoding DMT family transporter — translation MLENRAVRGSVFALLTTIIWSGNFVVARMAVGKISPMSLGAARWLVALCALSCFALPKLKREWPVAKKFMPQILVAGLTAVTLYNPLCYLGAATTSAINLALISVTTPIFIVIICSLLGEKQSTNTWIGCTIALLGSIYLVADGQLSRLVGLQFAFGDILMLGAAIGFAVYSIVLRKIPAGLSQSTILTLMVFFGLIMLIPFLIWEWSQPSAHIEFSGTVIFSILYTGIGNSLIAWWLWNLALENAGAARAGMIYYALPLLSGIFGYLFIGETMGMVHLVSGILIVGGIIWSSRKPKVEAASVEAAQ, via the coding sequence ATGCTCGAAAATCGTGCCGTTCGTGGTTCCGTGTTTGCATTGTTGACGACCATTATATGGTCCGGAAACTTTGTGGTGGCCAGGATGGCCGTGGGCAAGATCTCGCCCATGAGCCTCGGTGCCGCCCGCTGGCTGGTGGCTCTGTGCGCGCTGTCCTGTTTCGCCCTTCCAAAATTGAAGCGCGAATGGCCTGTGGCAAAAAAATTCATGCCCCAAATTCTGGTGGCCGGGCTTACGGCCGTCACCTTATACAACCCGCTGTGTTATCTCGGCGCTGCGACCACTTCAGCCATAAATCTGGCTCTGATCTCCGTAACAACCCCCATCTTCATCGTCATCATCTGTTCTCTGCTCGGTGAAAAACAGTCCACCAACACTTGGATTGGCTGTACCATCGCCCTGCTCGGCTCCATCTACCTGGTGGCCGACGGACAGCTCAGCCGGCTGGTGGGACTCCAATTCGCCTTTGGCGACATCCTCATGCTCGGCGCGGCCATCGGCTTTGCCGTGTACAGCATCGTGCTGCGGAAAATTCCCGCCGGACTTTCCCAGAGCACCATCTTGACGTTAATGGTCTTTTTCGGCCTGATCATGCTCATCCCCTTCCTCATCTGGGAATGGTCCCAGCCCTCGGCACACATCGAATTCAGCGGCACGGTGATCTTCAGCATCCTCTACACCGGCATCGGCAATTCCCTGATCGCCTGGTGGCTATGGAATCTGGCTTTGGAGAATGCGGGAGCCGCCCGTGCGGGCATGATCTACTATGCCTTGCCCCTGCTCAGCGGCATCTTCGGCTACCTGTTCATCGGCGAAACCATGGGCATGGTCCATCTGGTCAGCGGCATTCTGATCGTCGGCGGCATCATCTGGAGTTCACGAAAGCCAAAAGTCGAAGCGGCTTCAGTCGAAGCAGCACAATAG
- a CDS encoding sigma-54 interaction domain-containing protein, which produces MTPLDRMGLDFRQFVHLIDNLHDEILIYDNKYRLLYVNKACERHYGFTQEEMLGLSYWDMVKKYRGWDNSVLPVVYEHKRPVKQKQKTYLGYDVLTIAVPVLDKQGEVEYVLLNIRDDCNESQIAWRDGLVDKQQDKLDEQPDDLIYHSSAMAWIVKAARKVADLSAPCLLLGESGCGKSLLAKFIHSKGCRADKPFVVVNCAAIPRELFESELFGHVKGAFSGATHARGGLFAKAEGGTLFLDEISELPPAMQAKLLHVVQEMEYRPVGSSQTISADVRLLAASNKNLERMVQSRAFRQDLYFRLNVFDITIPPLRERDKDILPLLYHFLHYFGVKYGRTKTLTPEAQSFLLQYSWPGNVRELAHLVERMVVTVEGETLTLDHLPTSVYQTPIHTPLPSHADSLDDALQKTERELIRKARQTYGSTRNVAGALGISQSRASRLIRKYCPPTES; this is translated from the coding sequence ATGACCCCCCTCGATAGAATGGGCTTGGACTTCAGACAATTCGTCCATCTCATCGACAATTTACACGACGAAATACTCATCTACGACAACAAGTACCGGCTCCTTTACGTCAACAAGGCATGTGAACGCCATTACGGGTTCACGCAGGAGGAAATGCTCGGGCTCTCGTACTGGGACATGGTAAAAAAATACCGGGGCTGGGACAATTCCGTACTTCCGGTTGTCTACGAGCACAAACGGCCCGTCAAACAAAAACAAAAGACCTATCTCGGCTACGACGTCCTGACCATCGCGGTCCCTGTTCTGGATAAACAGGGCGAAGTGGAATACGTGCTGCTCAACATCCGCGACGACTGCAATGAATCCCAAATTGCCTGGAGAGACGGACTGGTGGACAAGCAGCAGGACAAGCTCGACGAACAGCCTGACGACCTCATCTATCACAGTTCCGCCATGGCCTGGATAGTGAAGGCCGCCCGTAAAGTGGCGGACCTCAGCGCCCCCTGCCTGCTGCTGGGGGAGTCCGGATGCGGCAAAAGCCTGCTGGCCAAATTCATCCACTCCAAAGGGTGCCGTGCCGACAAGCCGTTTGTCGTGGTCAATTGCGCGGCCATCCCCCGGGAATTGTTCGAATCTGAGCTCTTCGGCCACGTCAAGGGCGCGTTCTCCGGCGCGACTCACGCCCGAGGCGGCCTTTTCGCCAAAGCCGAGGGCGGTACGCTGTTCCTGGATGAAATATCCGAACTGCCGCCCGCCATGCAGGCCAAATTACTGCATGTCGTTCAAGAAATGGAATACCGCCCCGTGGGCAGCTCGCAAACAATTAGCGCCGACGTGCGCCTTCTCGCCGCCTCCAACAAAAACCTGGAACGCATGGTCCAAAGCCGCGCATTCCGTCAGGACCTGTATTTTCGGCTTAACGTATTCGACATCACCATCCCTCCGCTTCGCGAACGCGACAAAGACATCCTGCCGCTCCTCTATCACTTTTTGCATTACTTCGGAGTCAAATACGGCCGGACCAAAACTCTTACCCCGGAAGCCCAATCATTTCTGCTTCAGTACTCATGGCCGGGCAACGTCCGAGAATTAGCCCATCTCGTGGAGCGCATGGTTGTAACGGTCGAAGGCGAAACGCTCACCTTGGATCACCTTCCCACCTCGGTGTATCAAACTCCCATCCACACCCCCCTGCCCAGTCATGCCGACTCCCTGGACGATGCCCTGCAAAAAACGGAGCGTGAATTGATCCGAAAAGCGCGCCAGACGTACGGCAGTACACGCAACGTAGCCGGCGCGCTGGGGATAAGTCAGTCGCGGGCCAGTCGGCTCATCCGAAAATATTGCCCACCCACTGAGTCATAA